A portion of the Chondrinema litorale genome contains these proteins:
- the gatC gene encoding Asp-tRNA(Asn)/Glu-tRNA(Gln) amidotransferase subunit GatC, producing MKVDKSTVEKIAHLSRLYFNENDEEKMLQSLNDIIGWVDKLSEVDTEGVTPLTHMTEELNVMRDDTNVSNLNREEGLANAPQQNGEYFKVPRVLD from the coding sequence ATGAAAGTTGATAAGTCTACAGTAGAAAAAATTGCTCATTTGTCCAGACTTTATTTTAATGAGAATGATGAAGAAAAAATGTTACAAAGTCTGAACGATATTATTGGCTGGGTAGATAAATTAAGCGAAGTAGATACCGAAGGGGTAACTCCTTTAACTCACATGACAGAGGAGTTGAATGTTATGAGAGATGACACCAATGTAAGTAACCTAAACAGAGAAGAAGGACTGGCAAACGCACCTCAACAAAACGGAGAGTATTTTAAAGTACCACGAGTACTAGATTGA
- the nhaC gene encoding Na+/H+ antiporter NhaC, translated as MDKAYKKPTFIQAIIPILFLIVALSFNVFFIFGDDGLSGSNQMILILASAVAALVASRLGYTWSELRDGAVNSISSAMPSMLILLLIGSLAGTWLLSGIVPALIYYGLQILNPTIFLFAACIVCAIVSVATGSSWSTVATIGIALLGIGKALGLEEGLIAGAIISGAYFGDKMSPLSDTTNLAPAVAGTDLFTHIKYMAYTTIPSISITLIIFLVIGFVGIESSSQPDVEGILAAIDKSFNITPLLFIVPVVVIAMIVKKVPAIPSLLTGSLLGGLFAVIFQPQAIEQVAGSDMNFSFAAYTAVMKALYGDIAITTDNEVVNELLSSGGMYGMLGTIWLILCAMVFGGIMETSGLLHKITEAIIKLANSTGSLIASTAGTCLFFNATASDQYLAIVIPGRMYAETFKDRNLAPENLSRTLEDSATVTSVLVPWNTCGATQSSVLGVATIAYAPFCFFCIISPFMTMLFGFLNIKIRKLKEEKVATPV; from the coding sequence ATGGATAAAGCTTACAAGAAGCCCACATTTATACAAGCAATCATACCAATTTTATTCCTGATAGTAGCACTCTCTTTTAATGTATTCTTCATTTTTGGAGATGACGGTCTTTCAGGGTCAAACCAGATGATTTTGATACTAGCCTCTGCTGTTGCAGCTTTGGTAGCATCACGTTTAGGATATACATGGAGCGAATTAAGAGATGGTGCAGTAAATAGCATTAGCTCTGCAATGCCATCTATGCTTATTCTATTATTAATTGGTTCTTTGGCAGGCACATGGTTACTTAGTGGAATTGTACCCGCTCTCATATACTATGGTCTTCAAATTTTAAATCCAACAATATTTTTATTTGCAGCTTGTATAGTTTGTGCCATTGTTTCTGTGGCAACTGGTAGCTCTTGGTCTACAGTAGCAACTATTGGTATTGCACTTTTAGGTATTGGCAAAGCTCTTGGTCTAGAAGAAGGTCTAATTGCTGGTGCTATTATTTCAGGTGCGTATTTTGGTGATAAAATGTCTCCACTTTCAGATACTACCAACCTTGCACCTGCAGTTGCCGGAACTGACTTGTTCACACACATCAAATACATGGCTTATACAACTATTCCTTCTATTTCAATTACACTGATTATTTTTCTTGTAATCGGATTTGTAGGTATAGAAAGTAGTTCACAACCTGATGTTGAAGGTATTTTAGCTGCAATTGATAAGTCTTTTAATATTACACCGCTACTGTTTATAGTACCAGTAGTAGTAATTGCCATGATTGTAAAAAAAGTACCTGCTATTCCTTCTTTACTTACAGGCTCTTTATTAGGAGGTCTTTTTGCCGTTATTTTTCAGCCTCAGGCAATTGAGCAAGTTGCGGGAAGCGACATGAATTTTTCATTTGCAGCATACACAGCAGTAATGAAAGCATTATATGGCGACATAGCCATTACAACAGATAATGAAGTTGTAAATGAATTGCTTTCTAGTGGTGGGATGTATGGCATGTTAGGCACTATCTGGTTAATTCTTTGTGCTATGGTATTTGGTGGTATAATGGAAACCAGCGGTTTACTTCATAAAATCACTGAAGCAATTATTAAATTAGCTAACTCTACTGGTTCTCTAATTGCCTCAACAGCCGGAACTTGCCTTTTCTTTAATGCAACTGCATCAGATCAATATTTGGCAATTGTAATTCCGGGAAGAATGTATGCCGAAACCTTTAAAGACAGAAATCTTGCACCAGAAAACCTGAGCCGCACATTAGAAGACTCAGCTACGGTAACTTCTGTATTGGTACCTTGGAATACTTGTGGTGCTACACAGTCGAGTGTATTAGGAGTAGCTACTATAGCTTATGCACCATTCTGCTTCTTCTGCATTATTAGTCCTTTTATGACGATGCTCTTTGGCTTTTTAAATATTAAAATAAGAAAGCTGAAAGAAGAAAAAGTTGCAACTCCAGTTTAA
- the der gene encoding ribosome biogenesis GTPase Der — translation MANIVAIVGRPNVGKSTLYNRLVESRDAIVDNFSGVTRDRHYGTSEWTGVGFTVIDTGGYVVGSEDVFEGAIREQVEIAIEEANVILFVVDTATGLNGLDKDFANVLRSSEKPVFLVANKADTTERVHMTGEFYALGMGEVYPISAMNGSGTGELLDELVKNFSTEEEPKEEYPRISIVGRPNVGKSSFINALLNQSRNIVTNEAGTTRDSNDALYNAFDKKFILTDTAGIRKKAKVRENIEFYSVLRALKAIEDSDVCIVVLDATRGLEAQDLNIIFQAQKHRKGIVIMVNKWDLIEKDSNTAKKYEDELNERLAPNTYIPIIFTSVISKQRIYKTIEKAIEVYENKKKKISTSTLNEVLLKEIERYPPPSLKGKFIKIKYITQLPTYTPTFAFFCNHPKYIKAPYERFLENQIRKHFEFEGVPIKTVFRKK, via the coding sequence ATGGCTAATATAGTAGCAATTGTTGGCAGGCCTAATGTAGGTAAGTCGACATTATATAATAGACTGGTAGAGAGTAGAGATGCCATAGTTGATAACTTTAGCGGCGTAACTCGCGACAGGCACTACGGTACTTCTGAGTGGACTGGTGTAGGGTTTACAGTAATAGATACTGGAGGGTATGTAGTAGGCAGCGAAGATGTTTTTGAAGGTGCTATAAGAGAACAAGTAGAAATTGCTATAGAAGAAGCAAATGTTATTTTATTTGTAGTAGACACTGCAACAGGCTTAAACGGACTAGATAAAGATTTTGCCAATGTATTAAGAAGCTCAGAAAAACCTGTTTTTTTAGTAGCAAATAAAGCAGATACCACTGAGCGTGTACACATGACAGGCGAATTCTATGCTTTGGGTATGGGCGAAGTTTATCCTATCTCTGCAATGAATGGCAGCGGTACAGGAGAATTACTAGATGAATTGGTAAAAAACTTTTCAACAGAAGAAGAACCTAAAGAAGAGTATCCAAGAATTTCGATTGTAGGTAGACCAAATGTGGGTAAATCGTCTTTTATAAATGCACTACTAAACCAATCGAGAAACATTGTTACCAACGAAGCTGGAACAACTAGAGATTCTAACGATGCCTTGTACAATGCTTTTGACAAGAAGTTTATTCTTACAGATACAGCAGGTATTAGAAAAAAAGCAAAAGTAAGAGAAAACATTGAGTTTTATTCGGTGCTTAGAGCACTTAAAGCGATAGAAGACTCAGATGTATGTATAGTTGTACTCGATGCTACCAGAGGCTTAGAAGCACAAGATCTCAATATTATTTTCCAAGCACAAAAGCATAGAAAAGGTATTGTTATTATGGTGAATAAGTGGGATTTAATTGAGAAAGACAGTAATACTGCAAAAAAATACGAAGATGAGTTAAACGAGAGATTAGCTCCAAATACTTATATCCCTATAATCTTCACCTCTGTAATTAGCAAACAAAGGATTTATAAAACCATTGAGAAAGCGATTGAGGTTTACGAAAATAAAAAGAAGAAAATTTCTACTTCAACCTTAAACGAAGTGCTATTAAAAGAGATAGAAAGGTATCCGCCACCTTCTTTAAAAGGTAAGTTTATTAAAATAAAATATATAACTCAGCTACCTACTTATACGCCAACATTTGCCTTTTTCTGTAATCATCCTAAATATATAAAGGCTCCTTATGAGCGATTCCTTGAAAATCAGATTCGAAAACATTTTGAGTTTGAGGGCGTTCCTATCAAGACTGTATTCAGAAAAAAGTAA
- a CDS encoding HU family DNA-binding protein: MTKAEVIAEIANQTGMDKGDVTAAIEAFFKVVKNKMADGDNIYVRGFGSFVNKRRAAKIGRNISRNTAMEIKEHYVPSFKPSKTFVEKIKKSDKVKLANQ, from the coding sequence GTGACAAAAGCGGAAGTGATAGCTGAAATTGCAAATCAAACTGGAATGGATAAGGGAGATGTGACAGCGGCTATAGAAGCATTTTTTAAGGTTGTTAAAAACAAAATGGCCGATGGAGATAATATCTACGTTAGAGGATTTGGTAGTTTTGTGAACAAACGGAGAGCTGCCAAAATTGGTCGTAATATCTCGAGAAATACAGCTATGGAGATCAAAGAGCACTATGTGCCTAGTTTTAAACCTTCAAAGACTTTTGTCGAGAAAATTAAGAAGAGCGATAAAGTGAAGTTGGCAAACCAATAA
- the thrC gene encoding threonine synthase, translating to MKYYSTNHKAPLATLKDAVIRGLAPDKGLYMPESIPTLPESFFKDLHKKSLPEIGFTVANGLFGDDVEKTALKKLTEETLNFEIPLVKLSEQVYSLELFHGPTCAFKDVGGRFMARMLAYFTQNNDKDIYVLTATSGDTGSAVASGFYNVPGIKVIILYPKGKVSHIQEQQLTTHGKNITALEIDGTFDDCQKLVKEAFNNEQLRNDFMLTSANSINLARFLPQSFYYYHAVAQLGEDAKDIVFSVPSGNFGNLTGGLFAWTSGLAIKRFIAATNVNDIVPEYLESGEFNPRPSIKTLANAMDVGNPSNFARMLDLFKNDHDKMAAFITGYTLDDEGIKSYLKAIYEKHNYIADPHGAIGYAALEKLLQPNETGIFLETAHPAKFIDTTEEVLGKKIDIPERLELYLKKKKEAVELSADFQSFQDYFYSLK from the coding sequence ATGAAATATTACAGCACGAATCATAAAGCCCCATTGGCAACCTTAAAAGATGCAGTAATCAGAGGATTAGCACCTGACAAAGGTTTATATATGCCAGAAAGCATTCCTACATTGCCAGAAAGTTTTTTCAAGGATTTACACAAAAAATCTTTACCTGAGATTGGTTTTACAGTTGCCAACGGATTGTTTGGAGACGATGTTGAAAAAACAGCGCTTAAAAAGCTAACCGAAGAAACACTTAATTTCGAAATTCCTTTAGTAAAACTTAGTGAGCAGGTTTATTCTTTGGAATTGTTTCATGGACCTACTTGTGCTTTTAAAGATGTTGGAGGCCGATTTATGGCCAGAATGCTTGCCTATTTCACACAAAACAACGACAAAGACATTTATGTATTAACTGCTACTTCTGGAGATACTGGTAGCGCTGTTGCAAGTGGTTTTTATAATGTACCAGGTATTAAAGTAATAATCTTATATCCTAAAGGAAAGGTAAGCCATATACAAGAGCAACAACTCACCACACATGGCAAAAACATTACTGCTCTTGAAATCGATGGTACTTTTGACGATTGCCAGAAACTAGTAAAAGAAGCATTTAATAATGAGCAGTTGAGAAATGATTTTATGCTTACTTCTGCCAACTCAATCAACTTAGCTCGCTTTCTACCTCAGTCTTTCTATTATTACCATGCAGTAGCTCAATTAGGTGAAGATGCAAAAGATATTGTTTTTTCTGTACCAAGCGGAAACTTTGGCAACTTAACAGGAGGTCTATTCGCATGGACATCAGGCTTAGCTATAAAAAGATTTATTGCTGCTACTAATGTAAATGATATTGTACCTGAATATCTAGAATCAGGTGAGTTTAACCCAAGGCCTTCTATTAAAACACTGGCAAATGCTATGGATGTAGGTAACCCAAGCAATTTTGCTCGTATGCTCGATCTCTTCAAAAACGATCACGATAAAATGGCCGCTTTTATCACTGGATATACTTTAGATGATGAAGGTATAAAAAGTTATCTCAAAGCTATTTATGAGAAACACAACTATATAGCCGACCCTCACGGTGCTATTGGTTATGCTGCCTTAGAAAAACTTTTACAGCCTAACGAAACTGGAATTTTCTTAGAAACTGCACATCCTGCAAAATTCATCGATACTACAGAAGAAGTATTAGGAAAGAAAATAGATATTCCAGAAAGGCTTGAGCTTTACCTTAAAAAGAAAAAAGAAGCTGTTGAGCTCTCGGCTGATTTCCAAAGCTTTCAAGATTATTTTTACTCCTTAAAATAA
- a CDS encoding GAF domain-containing protein yields the protein MKVINNNVSIQKKILIFFILMLCIILMGALVFWYNNKKADQQFAMAMLLKECYLVVDNVSLYTNELIEQEKNISFSFLRGELDKLDDYFFILKDGGHFALNDKFLHIESVSGSHRDELHKLLNRWDTYKSLLLTLSDKQTYSISTKLLIDEKQKLIIEELDIFSNLLLNDVEEEENISSYILLIVVFSAFTGLFLGYHFILNTAIKPLKRITRTTRTLALGQNVEAFPEDKRDEIGQLYKSVNLLNKNLTKVSNFANDIGNGNFEADFEARSKNDLLGHALLDMRNNLKKVVHEDQKRNWANKNLADFAELLRIHSENLEELSYKIVARLVYCLQANQGGFFLLSEDGDKLELKGSYAYNKRKYIEKVIDSNHGLTGQCLQEGKPIYLKEIPQDYMEITSGLGGARPSSLLLLPLIENDNGYGVIEISSIEEMDDYKIKFAEMVAEDIASSLSVLKANEKTKELLTESQLKNEKRKSNELQMSKKLAELEVSEEQWKQKETELVKKESKLASIIEDAPYCLLIITPSKKVEYFNGYLSAFFKQKGIFVEKDISVLQLLPTNEIKLWDKYFEQSRKGEVITDILNWKHIQGFDIYLQIMINKIMTEEGNFEGWVIRINEISYLHPVRW from the coding sequence ATGAAAGTGATAAATAACAATGTAAGTATTCAGAAGAAGATTCTCATCTTTTTTATTCTAATGCTCTGTATAATTTTAATGGGAGCTTTAGTTTTCTGGTATAATAATAAAAAGGCTGATCAGCAATTTGCGATGGCAATGTTGCTTAAAGAATGCTATCTGGTAGTAGATAATGTTTCTCTATATACAAATGAGTTAATAGAACAAGAAAAGAACATTTCTTTTAGCTTTCTAAGAGGCGAATTGGACAAACTCGACGATTATTTTTTCATTTTAAAAGATGGAGGCCATTTCGCATTAAATGACAAGTTTTTGCATATCGAGAGTGTTTCTGGTAGCCACCGAGATGAATTGCATAAACTTTTAAACAGGTGGGATACTTATAAAAGTTTGTTGTTGACCTTATCAGACAAGCAAACTTATAGCATTAGCACGAAGTTGCTGATAGATGAAAAGCAGAAGTTAATTATCGAAGAGTTAGATATTTTTTCTAACTTATTGCTAAATGATGTTGAAGAAGAAGAAAATATATCTTCTTACATTTTATTAATAGTGGTTTTTAGTGCTTTTACAGGTTTATTTTTAGGTTATCATTTTATATTAAACACTGCAATAAAGCCTCTCAAGCGAATTACAAGAACAACTAGAACTTTGGCACTAGGGCAAAATGTAGAAGCTTTTCCGGAAGATAAAAGAGACGAAATTGGTCAATTATATAAAAGTGTAAATCTTCTTAATAAAAACCTTACTAAAGTTTCTAACTTTGCAAACGATATAGGCAATGGAAATTTTGAAGCCGACTTTGAAGCCAGAAGTAAAAATGATTTGCTTGGGCATGCACTGTTGGATATGCGAAACAATTTAAAAAAGGTTGTACACGAAGATCAGAAGAGAAACTGGGCAAATAAGAATTTAGCCGATTTTGCAGAGTTGCTCAGAATACATAGCGAAAACCTAGAAGAGTTATCATATAAAATAGTTGCCAGATTAGTTTATTGCTTGCAAGCAAACCAAGGTGGATTTTTTCTGTTATCAGAAGATGGTGATAAACTGGAGTTGAAAGGAAGTTATGCCTACAACAAAAGAAAATACATAGAGAAAGTAATAGATAGCAACCATGGGCTCACTGGGCAATGTTTGCAAGAAGGCAAGCCAATTTATCTAAAAGAAATTCCACAAGATTATATGGAAATTACCTCTGGTTTAGGTGGAGCCAGACCGTCATCTCTCTTATTATTACCCTTAATTGAAAATGACAATGGTTATGGAGTGATTGAGATTTCTTCTATTGAAGAGATGGATGATTATAAAATAAAGTTCGCAGAAATGGTTGCCGAAGATATTGCTTCTTCTCTTTCTGTATTAAAAGCTAATGAAAAAACTAAAGAGCTTTTAACAGAATCTCAGCTAAAAAATGAAAAGAGAAAAAGCAATGAGTTGCAAATGAGTAAAAAACTAGCTGAACTAGAGGTGAGTGAAGAGCAATGGAAACAAAAAGAAACAGAGCTTGTAAAAAAAGAAAGCAAGTTGGCCAGCATCATAGAAGATGCTCCATATTGCTTGCTAATTATTACTCCATCTAAAAAAGTTGAATACTTTAATGGTTATTTATCTGCTTTTTTTAAACAAAAGGGCATATTTGTAGAGAAAGATATTTCTGTTTTACAGTTATTACCCACTAACGAAATTAAACTTTGGGATAAATATTTCGAGCAATCTAGGAAGGGCGAGGTGATAACAGATATATTAAATTGGAAACATATACAAGGATTTGATATATATTTGCAAATAATGATTAACAAAATAATGACAGAAGAAGGCAATTTTGAAGGCTGGGTGATAAGAATAAACGAAATTTCTTACCTACATCCGGTAAGATGGTAA
- a CDS encoding Rne/Rng family ribonuclease, whose protein sequence is MSNELVINSSQNGSGGRIALLKDKNLVELHYDNEENKFSVGDIYLGTVRKIVPGLNAAFIDIGYEKDAFLHYLDLGPNIRSLVKFSKLVQSKKDISYKLNDFRMEPQIDKLGKITEVFKQNQKILVQVVKEPISTKGPRLSCELSIAGRYLVLVPFSSSINVSKKITDQGERKRLLRLISSIKPENFGVIIRTVAEGKEVAELDRDLRDLVSKWTNGMKSLVTAKPRQKVIGEMSRAASMLRDMLNESFDTITVDDTSTYEDIKSFIRTIAPEKEKIVKQYNGKTKIFESFGIEKQLKSLFGQTVSLPSGGYLVIEHTEALHVIDVNSGNKSNSETDQETTAFNVNLEAASEIARQLRLRDMGGIIVVDFIDMKKAEHRKNVYEHIKNEMKSDRSKYTVLPLTKFGLMQITRQRVRPELNIVTKETCPTCMGSGSISASIMVSDQLEKELDYILNKQNEKSITIILHPYLQAYFTHGIMSIRFRWFLKYNQWIKFVKDSSLGLNQYFFLNKRKERIEL, encoded by the coding sequence TTGAGCAATGAATTAGTAATCAATTCTTCTCAAAATGGTAGTGGCGGCCGTATTGCACTTTTAAAAGATAAAAATCTTGTAGAGCTTCATTATGATAATGAAGAAAACAAATTTTCAGTCGGAGACATTTATTTAGGAACAGTAAGAAAGATAGTTCCAGGTCTTAATGCAGCATTTATTGATATCGGTTATGAAAAAGATGCTTTTCTGCATTACCTGGATCTTGGACCTAACATCAGGTCATTAGTTAAATTCTCAAAACTCGTTCAAAGCAAGAAAGACATAAGTTACAAGCTGAACGACTTTAGAATGGAACCTCAGATCGATAAACTAGGAAAGATTACTGAGGTCTTTAAACAAAATCAAAAAATATTAGTACAGGTTGTTAAAGAACCTATTTCGACAAAGGGACCAAGATTATCATGCGAATTATCTATCGCTGGAAGATATCTGGTATTAGTTCCTTTTTCAAGTTCAATAAATGTTTCTAAAAAAATTACCGATCAGGGCGAAAGGAAGCGATTATTAAGGCTTATTTCCTCGATCAAACCTGAAAACTTTGGTGTCATTATCAGAACAGTGGCTGAAGGTAAGGAAGTAGCTGAGTTAGATAGAGATCTTCGTGATTTAGTTTCGAAGTGGACGAATGGAATGAAATCTCTAGTAACAGCAAAACCAAGGCAAAAAGTGATAGGCGAAATGAGCAGAGCTGCTTCGATGCTTCGAGATATGCTTAATGAAAGCTTTGATACTATTACAGTTGATGACACATCTACATATGAAGATATAAAGTCTTTTATTCGTACAATTGCTCCAGAAAAGGAGAAAATTGTTAAGCAATACAACGGCAAGACTAAAATATTTGAGAGTTTTGGAATAGAAAAACAGCTGAAATCGCTGTTTGGACAAACGGTGAGTTTACCAAGTGGAGGTTATTTGGTAATAGAGCATACGGAGGCCTTACATGTTATAGACGTTAACAGTGGCAATAAATCAAATTCTGAGACAGACCAGGAAACTACAGCTTTTAATGTAAACCTGGAAGCTGCCAGCGAAATAGCAAGGCAGTTAAGGCTGAGAGATATGGGAGGAATAATTGTGGTGGACTTTATCGATATGAAAAAGGCTGAACATCGCAAGAATGTGTACGAACATATTAAGAACGAAATGAAGAGTGATCGTTCTAAATATACAGTACTTCCTCTAACTAAGTTTGGGCTGATGCAAATAACAAGACAGCGTGTAAGACCTGAACTTAATATAGTTACTAAAGAAACTTGTCCAACTTGTATGGGCAGTGGAAGCATTTCAGCTTCTATTATGGTTTCTGATCAACTTGAAAAAGAGTTAGATTATATTCTGAATAAGCAGAATGAAAAAAGTATAACTATAATATTACATCCATATCTTCAAGCATACTTTACTCATGGCATTATGTCCATTAGATTTAGATGGTTTTTGAAATATAACCAATGGATAAAGTTCGTGAAAGACTCTTCACTTGGACTTAACCAATACTTTTTTCTTAATAAAAGAAAAGAAAGAATTGAATTATAA
- a CDS encoding DoxX family membrane protein — translation MSLLKVLEGELSVQILTAAILAILFLQSGLDKIFDWKGNLDWLKSHFGSSPLKSVVPLLLTIITITEVTAGLLSAIGVIMLLTSGDTTIAMLGAQISALSIVMLFFGQRIAKDYAGAATLVPYFILAIFGILILN, via the coding sequence ATGAGTTTATTAAAAGTTTTAGAAGGAGAATTATCAGTTCAAATATTAACAGCAGCTATTCTAGCAATTTTGTTTCTTCAATCCGGATTAGATAAAATATTCGATTGGAAAGGAAATCTAGACTGGCTAAAAAGTCATTTCGGTAGCAGTCCTCTCAAATCTGTTGTACCATTACTTTTAACAATCATCACTATTACAGAAGTAACAGCAGGATTACTATCTGCAATTGGTGTTATTATGCTTTTAACTTCTGGCGATACAACTATAGCCATGCTAGGAGCTCAGATTTCAGCACTAAGTATCGTGATGTTATTTTTTGGACAAAGAATCGCTAAAGACTATGCTGGAGCAGCAACACTGGTTCCCTATTTTATTCTGGCTATCTTTGGTATCCTAATACTGAACTAA
- a CDS encoding tetratricopeptide repeat protein: protein MLKSQLITTVLAVVFCILLAFAPKYVVDNDKSEESISSTVDTHELEEAVTHAEIPGNLQDEILVLKEKLDAATTLQESDDILIAIIDKYNSVDIYDSAAYFANVVAEKFPSSASFNRAGDLYYEAYTYAVSNERVKLLSSKVRGAYEKAEEYAPLSLDARVKIGMTYISGENPMQGITMIREVLNEDPDNKLAIFNLGVLSMQSGQYEKAVDRFKKLTELDTENIQARFYLGVCYMETGDKPKAKEQFLLVKEQETNPDILKTVDSYLAQLN from the coding sequence ATGCTGAAATCTCAACTAATAACAACTGTACTTGCAGTAGTCTTCTGCATACTATTAGCCTTTGCGCCAAAGTATGTAGTAGATAATGATAAAAGCGAAGAAAGTATCTCATCTACTGTTGATACTCATGAGCTAGAAGAGGCAGTAACACACGCTGAGATACCGGGAAACCTTCAGGATGAGATATTGGTTTTAAAGGAAAAATTAGACGCAGCAACCACGCTACAGGAGTCGGACGATATACTTATAGCTATTATCGATAAATATAATAGTGTAGATATTTACGACAGTGCAGCCTATTTTGCGAATGTTGTTGCTGAAAAATTTCCATCTTCAGCCAGTTTTAACAGGGCAGGTGACCTGTATTACGAAGCGTATACTTATGCTGTGAGCAATGAACGTGTAAAGTTATTGAGCAGTAAGGTTAGAGGTGCTTATGAAAAAGCTGAAGAATATGCTCCATTATCTTTAGATGCCAGAGTAAAAATAGGTATGACCTATATTTCTGGTGAAAATCCCATGCAAGGGATAACAATGATAAGGGAAGTATTAAACGAAGATCCTGACAACAAACTGGCTATATTTAACCTTGGAGTACTTTCTATGCAATCTGGACAGTACGAAAAGGCCGTAGATAGATTTAAGAAATTAACAGAATTAGATACTGAAAATATTCAGGCAAGATTTTACCTTGGTGTATGTTACATGGAAACCGGGGATAAACCAAAAGCAAAAGAACAATTTCTGCTTGTGAAAGAGCAAGAAACCAACCCTGATATTCTTAAGACTGTTGATTCTTATCTCGCCCAATTGAATTAG
- a CDS encoding vWA domain-containing protein: MKGFRFTKFVPQKDAEKSEFENLLNIFTQLLTITSGDVSEALSWLTNLDKQYNLTNPQYGIGDFIEDLKNKGYIKEDENNKGTFKITAKNEQNIRRSALEEIFGKLKKANKGDHNTTYSGNNGEELSADFREYQFGDTLDQISMTDSIRNAQVNHGTSNFFLTENDLEVVEKEYKSQTSTVLMIDISHSMILYGEDRITPAKKVAMALSELITTKYKKDTLDIIVFGNDSWQIQIKDLPYLQVGPYHTNTVAGLELAMDLLRRRKNTNKQIFMITDGKPTCIKEGIRYYKNSFGLDNKILNKTLNLAAQCRKLKIPITTFMIASDPYLKEFVREFTKVNNGNAYYSSLKGLGNLIFEDYRRNRRKNFKQ, translated from the coding sequence ATGAAAGGTTTCCGTTTTACCAAGTTTGTCCCTCAGAAAGACGCTGAAAAAAGTGAGTTTGAAAATCTACTCAACATATTTACTCAATTATTAACAATAACTTCGGGAGATGTTAGTGAAGCGCTAAGTTGGCTTACTAATCTTGATAAGCAATATAACCTTACTAACCCTCAGTATGGTATTGGAGATTTTATAGAAGACCTTAAAAACAAAGGCTATATAAAAGAAGATGAAAATAATAAGGGCACTTTTAAAATCACTGCCAAAAACGAGCAAAATATTAGAAGAAGTGCACTAGAAGAAATTTTTGGTAAGCTAAAAAAAGCCAACAAAGGTGACCATAACACCACTTACTCAGGTAATAATGGTGAAGAGCTAAGTGCCGATTTTAGAGAATATCAGTTTGGAGATACACTCGATCAGATTTCTATGACTGATTCGATAAGAAATGCCCAAGTTAACCACGGAACGAGTAATTTTTTCTTAACAGAGAACGACTTAGAAGTAGTTGAGAAAGAATACAAATCTCAAACTTCTACGGTTTTGATGATCGACATCTCTCACTCTATGATTTTGTATGGAGAAGACAGAATTACTCCAGCCAAAAAAGTAGCCATGGCACTTTCCGAACTTATCACTACCAAATACAAAAAAGACACGCTCGATATTATTGTTTTTGGTAACGATTCTTGGCAAATACAAATAAAAGACTTGCCTTATCTACAGGTTGGTCCTTACCACACAAATACAGTTGCTGGCTTAGAGTTAGCTATGGATTTGTTGAGAAGAAGAAAAAATACCAATAAGCAAATTTTTATGATAACTGATGGAAAACCAACCTGTATAAAGGAAGGCATTAGGTATTATAAAAACAGTTTTGGCTTAGATAATAAGATTCTTAATAAAACCCTAAATCTTGCAGCTCAATGCAGAAAGCTTAAAATTCCTATTACTACATTTATGATTGCATCTGACCCTTACCTTAAAGAATTTGTAAGAGAATTTACTAAGGTAAATAATGGTAATGCTTATTATAGTAGCCTTAAAGGTCTGGGAAATCTTATATTTGAAGATTACAGGAGAAATCGCCGTAAAAACTTCAAACAATAG